One Elusimicrobiota bacterium genomic region harbors:
- a CDS encoding FMN-binding protein: MKIKIIVITILFFSIVAISKNCFSLELLNQEQALKEMFPGADKIETENHVLTSDEISSIKKSLGGELVHSSKGHSIGGSVKEKTEYDFYYCIKKGQKTGVAIIEEQPGKWGPVKYIIALDPSNGKVKNLAVMSYSEKRGRPIARHSFLDQFVGKDSNDTCIIGKDIRAISGATISSEATCFAVRKVTLLYGKVILKK, encoded by the coding sequence ATGAAGATTAAAATAATAGTAATAACAATATTGTTTTTTAGCATTGTTGCAATTTCTAAAAATTGTTTTTCATTGGAACTTCTTAATCAGGAGCAGGCGTTAAAAGAAATGTTTCCGGGTGCGGACAAAATAGAAACCGAAAACCATGTATTAACTTCTGATGAAATAAGCAGTATCAAGAAAAGTTTGGGCGGTGAGTTAGTCCATTCTTCAAAAGGACATAGTATTGGAGGAAGCGTAAAAGAGAAAACAGAATATGATTTTTATTATTGTATTAAGAAAGGACAAAAAACAGGAGTGGCGATAATTGAAGAACAACCGGGAAAATGGGGTCCTGTGAAGTATATTATAGCATTAGATCCGTCTAACGGAAAGGTTAAAAACTTGGCAGTAATGTCATATTCAGAAAAAAGAGGTCGTCCTATTGCCCGTCATAGTTTTTTAGATCAGTTTGTAGGTAAGGATAGCAATGACACTTGTATAATTGGAAAAGATATACGGGCTATTAGTGGAGCAACAATATCTTCCGAAGCGACATGTTTTGCTGTTAGGAAAGTAACTTTACTTTACGGGAAAGTTATTCTAAAAAAATAA
- a CDS encoding FAD:protein FMN transferase has translation MKIKRLTYGILGTFIVFFALVFLWKNFFNKEKIQKQTRFLMDTYCAIQVPGNTEVLKIIDKALDRIEEIDRKFNALNPKSPIYEFNNNDVPISDPEIVGLIKICQQVSEQSNGSFDITVYPLVKLWGFYDKDMHVPAAKDIAECLKKIGYKNLLIKDGKLIKIKKYIKIDLGAIAKGYAVEEALKVLKNAGVKSALIDAGGDIYAIGKLKDKPWKVGVRNPRGEGVMGILEVSELSMATSGDYERFFEKDGVRYHHILDPKTGYPARGLMSVTVISPNPTLADAWSTALFVIGEKGMDIVEKTSIAEAIMVTTENKILYSSGLKENLKIIKK, from the coding sequence ATGAAAATCAAAAGATTAACATATGGTATTTTAGGTACATTTATTGTGTTTTTTGCGTTAGTTTTTCTTTGGAAGAATTTTTTTAATAAAGAAAAGATACAAAAACAAACACGTTTTCTGATGGATACTTACTGTGCTATACAGGTTCCGGGAAATACGGAGGTACTTAAAATTATTGATAAGGCACTTGATAGGATAGAAGAAATTGACAGGAAATTTAATGCGTTAAATCCTAAAAGTCCTATTTATGAATTTAATAATAACGATGTTCCTATTTCAGACCCCGAAATAGTTGGTTTAATAAAGATATGCCAGCAGGTTAGCGAACAAAGCAATGGTAGTTTTGATATTACGGTATATCCTCTGGTAAAGTTATGGGGTTTTTACGATAAAGATATGCATGTACCTGCAGCAAAAGATATTGCCGAATGTTTAAAGAAAATAGGGTATAAAAATCTTTTAATAAAAGATGGTAAGTTAATAAAAATTAAAAAATATATTAAAATTGATCTTGGAGCAATTGCAAAAGGTTATGCAGTGGAGGAAGCACTTAAAGTGCTTAAAAATGCAGGGGTAAAATCGGCGTTAATAGATGCAGGAGGTGATATTTATGCGATAGGTAAATTGAAAGATAAGCCGTGGAAAGTAGGAGTTAGGAACCCTAGGGGCGAAGGTGTTATGGGTATTCTTGAAGTGTCGGAGTTATCTATGGCTACCTCCGGTGATTATGAAAGGTTCTTTGAAAAAGACGGTGTAAGATATCACCACATACTTGACCCTAAAACCGGTTATCCTGCAAGAGGATTAATGAGTGTTACTGTAATTTCTCCTAATCCGACATTAGCGGATGCATGGTCAACAGCGCTTTTTGTAATAGGTGAAAAAGGAATGGATATTGTGGAAAAAACATCTATAGCAGAAGCAATAATGGTGACCACGGAGAATAAAATTCTGTATTCATCCGGTCTGAAAGAAAATCTTAAGATTATAAAAAAATAA